A genomic stretch from Dehalococcoidales bacterium includes:
- a CDS encoding 3-deoxy-7-phosphoheptulonate synthase: SLDISAIPVIKKASHLPVIVDPSHAAGHYSLVPAIARAAVAAGADGLLIEVHPNPKEALVDGLQSLTPSDFARLMDQLRAVAESVGRYI; encoded by the coding sequence CTCGCTGGACATCTCGGCGATACCGGTGATTAAAAAGGCCAGTCACCTGCCGGTAATTGTCGACCCCAGCCACGCCGCCGGTCACTACTCGCTGGTACCGGCAATAGCCAGGGCGGCAGTGGCCGCCGGTGCTGATGGACTTCTCATCGAGGTGCACCCCAATCCAAAGGAAGCCCTGGTAGATGGTCTGCAATCATTGACACCGTCGGACTTCGCCAGACTGATGGACCAGTTACGAGCCGTAGCGGAGTCGGTAGGCAGGTATATCTAG